TGCAATGCATAAAGTGCTACTCCTGAGAAATTATCAGACAAGGTTGACCATTAACCCTTGGCGATGTGAACCATACGGATTGGCAAATTTATCGTTTTGCTTTATCAAAACGGCAGATTTATATTTCAAATTGGAGAAATCATGGACGAGCTGGATGAAAAGCTGATCACCGTCCTGCGCCATAATGGTCGTCGCAGTATCTCGGATGTCGCCATTGACCTTGGCGTTTCCCGCGCAACGGTGCGCGCACGTATGGAACGCTTGGAGCGCTCGGGCGACATTATCGGCTATACCGTCATCTTGCGTTCAGATGCTGTTGATCTGCCGGTTCGCGGCATCATGATGATCGAAATTGAAGGCCATGTTGCCGATCGCGTGGTGAAATCATTGGGCGGGTTTTCGGAAATATCGGCCATCCACACCACGAATGGTCGCTTCGATTTGGTGGTGGAACTGGGGGCTGCAACACTGACCGATTTCGATGCTGTCTTGCGCCGTATTCGACTGGTGCCGGGCATCAAGGCCAGCGAAACCAATCTTCTGCTTGCCACCCCGCGCTCAACACGGGCGCGTCTGTAATAAAAGCGCATCCCTGAGAGGGTGCAATAGTTTTGGGAAAAGATGTGCGTCTGTCATAAAAAAAGCCCGGCAATTTGCCGGGCTTCTTTTTGCTTTCGTGATCAGGCAAGGATCGGATAATCCGTATATCCCTTGGCGCCACCGCCATACATGTGCTGCTGGTCAAGCTCATTAAGCGGCGAATTGTCCTGCAAACGACGGACAAGATCAGGGTTTGAGATGAATGGCTTACCAAAGGCAACCACATCAGCACGACCACTTTCGATCTCTTCTTCAGCCAACTCACGATCATAGCCATTATTGACCATCCAGGCAGCCTTGCCACCAGCATCACGATAAACCTGCTTGAGATGCGCATAGTCAAAAGGCTGCGAACCCTGCTGGAAATCGCGTGGACCGCCAGTCGCACCTTCAATGATGTGGATATAGGCAAGACCATAATCGGCAAGCTTTTCGATCACATAATCAAAGAGTGGCTGGGGATCTGGGTCCGAAGCATCATTGGCTGGCGTCACAGGCGAAAGACGAATGCCGACCTTGCCCGGTGAAACCGACTTGGTGATCGCATCAACCACTTCAAACAGGAAGCGAGCACGATTTTCAATGGAGCCACCATATTCATCGGTGCGATGATTGCTGCCCGAACGCAGGAACTGATCAATCAGATAACCGTTTGCTGCGTGGATTTCGACACCATCAAAACCAGCGACTTCAACCGCATCCTTGGCAGCCTTGGCGTAAGTGGCAACGATACCCGGCAATTCGCTCTTTTCGAGCGCGCGTGGTTCGGACGTTGGTGCAAATTCGCCGGTGCCGTCTTCGTGCACGAGATAGGTCTTCGATTTTGCGGTGATGGCCGAAGGCGCAACGGGCTTGCCGCCATTTGGCTGCAATGTGTCGTGCGAGATACGACCCACATGCCACATCTGAACGACGATCTTGCCACCGGCGCTGTGCACAGCATCCGTCACGCGTTTCCAGCCAGCAAGCTGTTCAGGCGAATAAAGGCCCGGCACATCGGCATAGCCCTGTCCCTGATGGCTGATCGGCGTTGCCTCGGTGATGATGAGACCGGCGCTTGCACGCTGTTCATAATAGGTGACGTTGAGATCGTTCGGCACTGCCTTTGGCGAGCGATTACGCGTCAAAGGGGCCATAACAATACGGTTGGCAAGCTTTAAATCACC
This sequence is a window from Ochrobactrum quorumnocens. Protein-coding genes within it:
- a CDS encoding Lrp/AsnC family transcriptional regulator; this translates as MDELDEKLITVLRHNGRRSISDVAIDLGVSRATVRARMERLERSGDIIGYTVILRSDAVDLPVRGIMMIEIEGHVADRVVKSLGGFSEISAIHTTNGRFDLVVELGAATLTDFDAVLRRIRLVPGIKASETNLLLATPRSTRARL
- a CDS encoding alkene reductase — protein: MATLFDPVTIGDLKLANRIVMAPLTRNRSPKAVPNDLNVTYYEQRASAGLIITEATPISHQGQGYADVPGLYSPEQLAGWKRVTDAVHSAGGKIVVQMWHVGRISHDTLQPNGGKPVAPSAITAKSKTYLVHEDGTGEFAPTSEPRALEKSELPGIVATYAKAAKDAVEVAGFDGVEIHAANGYLIDQFLRSGSNHRTDEYGGSIENRARFLFEVVDAITKSVSPGKVGIRLSPVTPANDASDPDPQPLFDYVIEKLADYGLAYIHIIEGATGGPRDFQQGSQPFDYAHLKQVYRDAGGKAAWMVNNGYDRELAEEEIESGRADVVAFGKPFISNPDLVRRLQDNSPLNELDQQHMYGGGAKGYTDYPILA